Part of the Lentimicrobium sp. L6 genome, AGCTAGGTAAGAAGCTATCGTCTAACAATTCGTCAATAACTTCTGCTAAACTTCTGTCATCGTTAATTTTGAACTGTTCTTTGTTTAAGTCTTGGGCTTGGTTTTGAGTTTCATCCTGTGAGTAGTTGCCCAATTCAATTTTTGTTCCTCCATCAATTTGAGAAACACCATAGTGTAAAACTTCTTTTCTGATTTTTTCGTTCTCCCGAGCGGTCAAAATCATTCCAGTATAAGGAACAGCTAAACGTAGGATGGCCACCAAACGAGTAAATTCTTCGTCACTAACGATATATTTGTCATCCTTGTTTATCATGGATGCATCTTGTAGACGTGGGAAACTAATAGTATGGGGGCCCACATTATAACAAGCTTCTAGGTGATTGGTATGGCGAACCATAGATAATACTTCGAATTTCCAATCGTGAAGTCCAAATAAAGCGCCAATTCCAACATCATCAATTCCTGCTTCCATAGCTCTATCGAGAGAAGTTAGCCTATTGGCATAGTGTTTTTTATGACCGCCTAAATGGTATTTTTTATATGCTTCGGGGTGATATGTTTCTTGGAAAACCTGATAAGTTCCGATACCGGAGTCTTTGACAGTTTTGAAACCTTCAATATCAAGAGGAGCTGCATTTATATTAACTCGTCTGATCTCTCCATTACCTTTTTTTACTCCATAAACTAAATCTACTGTATGGGCAATGTATTCTGGCGTGTAATGAGGATGCTCCCCATAAACCAAAATCAATCGTTTTTGTCCATTATCCTCTAAAGCTTCTACTTCTTTGATGATTTCTTCGTCGGTAAGTGTTTTTCTAATAGCGTCTTTATTGCTTGCTTTAAAACCACAATATTCGCAATTGTTTACGCATTTATTACCAATATAAAGTGGTGCAAAAAGAACGATTCTATTACCATAGACATTCTTTTTTAGCGTTCGAGCACCTTGTTTGATTTCTTCAATCAAAACCGGATCGTCTGCATTTACCAAAATTGCTGTCTCTGCCATATTTAGCCTTTGTTTGCTCAATGACTTGGCAATGACTCTTCTGACTTCTTCAGCTGTGCTTTTTGTAGTTGATAGTAACCCTTCAATTTCATCAACATCAATAAAAGGCTGCATGGAAACATCCTCTAATTTATATTTTTCTGGCTTGAACTTCATGTTATAATGATGCTTGTTAAATAAATAACAAAATTACACTAAACTTTGGTTGTGGCACATTATTTAACGGAGTTTTGTCACATTCAATGGTAATTTATTCTTTATAAAAATAATATAGGTATTCAATTACCTGAATATGAGATGCAGTATGTTTTCTAGGTCGGCAACTTTAAAGGGTTTGCTAATGTATTCATTCATTCCGGCCTCTATAAATCGTTCTCTATCACCTTTCATGGCAGCTGCTGTCATCGCCACTATTGGAATGGGATTGGAGATTGAGTCCTCTTTTTCGTGCTTTCTGATCATGGCGGTTGTTTCTATGCCATCCAATTCTGGCATATGAACGTCCATTAGTATCAAATCGTAATGTTTTTCTAAGTATTTTTGATAGGCTTCGATTCCATTTATGGCCAAATCGGTTTGATGACCAAACTTTGTCAAAGTCATTTTCGCTACTTTTCGATTGATTTCATTATCATCCACCACAAGAATGATTTTGCGCTCTAGTTTGCTTTTATATTGAGGCTTGATAGCTTTCTTTTTAGGAGCTTCAGAGGATGGTGTATTCAGAATCAGGTTGAAGGAAAAAGTAGAGCCCATATTGGTTTGACTTTTTACTTGTATTTTTCCACCCATCATTTTTACTAAGTTTTTAGAGATGGCTAATCCTAAACCTGTTCCACCATATTTCCGAGTTGAAGAAGCATCGGTCTGAGAAAATGACTTGAATAGTTTTTTCTGATTATCAATGGATATTCCAATGCCGGTATCTATAACTTCAAAAAGAATACAATGCTTCCCATCATTACAGTTTTCTTCTTTTATCTCTAAAGTGATTCCTCCTTCTTGAGTGAATTTTATGGCATTATTTACCAAATTAATGATGATTTGTTTGATCCTTAAAATATCTCCATTCATCATATTAGGGATATTGTCATCAATTTTTAATTCAAGTTTCAAGCTTTTTTCTTTGGCTCGAATTTCAAGAGGTTTAAGAACAGATTCAATTTCCTCTCTTAAATTAAAATTGATAAATTCTAATTCTACTTGTCCAGCTTCTATCTTTGAAAAATCTAGGATGTCATTTATAATTTCCAATAAATTATCAGAGGAAGTTTTGATAATATCTAATAAATCATTTTGTTTTTTTGTAATTTGAGTGTCTTTAAGAAATTCCACCACGGTGATGATTCCATTCATAGGTGTTCTAATTTCGTGGCTCATGTTGGCCAGAAATTCACCTTTGGTTTTATTGGCGACTTCGGCATATTCCTTGGCAATGGCTAATTCCTTATTGTTTTCAACCAATTGTAGATGATTCTTCACTCGAGAAAGTAATTCCATTTTTCCGAAGGGCTTTTTTATAAAATCAACTGCGCCTGCGTCGAAAGCTTGGGCTAATACTTCTTCAGAATGATCAGCAGTAAGGAAGATTACTGGGGTTTCACTATTGGTTTTGTCTTTTTTTATTTCTGTACAGACTTCTAAACCATTCATTCCAGGCATTACATAGTCCAATAAAATAATATCAAATTTTTGGCTACGAATTTTTGTTAATGCTGATTTACCATCTTTGGCGGTAGCTACTTTATAGGTTTGGGTTTTTCTTAATATTCCTTTGAGTAGATCCAAATTGGCATCAGAATCATCAACAATTAATATTTTGCTAATTGAGTTCATGTTTTTTCTTGTAGTTCAAATATAATCAATTTTATTTAAGATTGCTAATCTTTGATGTTTTTGAATTATCGTATGTATTTAATTTGATTCTACTCTTAAGTATTTGGCTGGTTTTTCTCTTTTGAAGCCTATTATCTAATAGCTATTTTAATCTGAAGAGTTATATGAATCAATGATTTTAACTTAAGAGCACATGAGATTAAATGATATATTCGTAGCCTAAAAAAACTGTATGAAATCATTTAAATATAGCTTGGTTTTAATCCTTGTTTCTGCCATTTGGGGATTCTCTTTTGTTGCACAAAGGTCGGGGATGGATTATGTAGGCCCCTATACTTTTAATGGAGTGAGGTTTCTTTTGGGAAGTTTGTCATTGCTTCCGCTTTATTTTCTACAAAAAGATAGGAAACGATTAAAAATAGAAGAGTTTAAGAAAATTAGCCTAGCAGGATTGATATTAGGCGTGGCGTTATTTATAGCTGCTAGCCTTCAGCAAATAGGTATGCAATTTACAAGTGCTGCAAATG contains:
- the hydG gene encoding [FeFe] hydrogenase H-cluster radical SAM maturase HydG; this translates as MKFKPEKYKLEDVSMQPFIDVDEIEGLLSTTKSTAEEVRRVIAKSLSKQRLNMAETAILVNADDPVLIEEIKQGARTLKKNVYGNRIVLFAPLYIGNKCVNNCEYCGFKASNKDAIRKTLTDEEIIKEVEALEDNGQKRLILVYGEHPHYTPEYIAHTVDLVYGVKKGNGEIRRVNINAAPLDIEGFKTVKDSGIGTYQVFQETYHPEAYKKYHLGGHKKHYANRLTSLDRAMEAGIDDVGIGALFGLHDWKFEVLSMVRHTNHLEACYNVGPHTISFPRLQDASMINKDDKYIVSDEEFTRLVAILRLAVPYTGMILTARENEKIRKEVLHYGVSQIDGGTKIELGNYSQDETQNQAQDLNKEQFKINDDRSLAEVIDELLDDSFLPSFCTACYRLGRTGEHFMEFSVPGFIKRYCSANAILTLAEYIEDYGKESTAIKGWKVIEKQLEELKEFQKVDEIKDRIERIKKGERDLYF
- a CDS encoding response regulator is translated as MNSISKILIVDDSDANLDLLKGILRKTQTYKVATAKDGKSALTKIRSQKFDIILLDYVMPGMNGLEVCTEIKKDKTNSETPVIFLTADHSEEVLAQAFDAGAVDFIKKPFGKMELLSRVKNHLQLVENNKELAIAKEYAEVANKTKGEFLANMSHEIRTPMNGIITVVEFLKDTQITKKQNDLLDIIKTSSDNLLEIINDILDFSKIEAGQVELEFINFNLREEIESVLKPLEIRAKEKSLKLELKIDDNIPNMMNGDILRIKQIIINLVNNAIKFTQEGGITLEIKEENCNDGKHCILFEVIDTGIGISIDNQKKLFKSFSQTDASSTRKYGGTGLGLAISKNLVKMMGGKIQVKSQTNMGSTFSFNLILNTPSSEAPKKKAIKPQYKSKLERKIILVVDDNEINRKVAKMTLTKFGHQTDLAINGIEAYQKYLEKHYDLILMDVHMPELDGIETTAMIRKHEKEDSISNPIPIVAMTAAAMKGDRERFIEAGMNEYISKPFKVADLENILHLIFR